The stretch of DNA GACGTAGCTGAGGGACAGCTCACCCCCGTCACCGCCGAATACGTCCTCGCCGACAGCGACGCGGCGGCCTACGAAAACGTCGTCTCGATCACGATGGACTACTTCGACTTAGCGCGGGAACACGCCGCGGCGGCGGACTCGCCGCTCAACGGCATCGCCATCGAATACATCCTTCGGTCGGGCGATCCGTGCCGGCTTCCGGGCGGGTCGGGGTAGCGGCCGGCAGCGCCGACGCTCGATGGGGCACGTCCGAACGAATCCGGTGTCCCCCGGCTTCGTCACCCGGCGCCGCCACCGCCACCGCCGCCGGCGTACATCTTCCCGACTTCCTTCAGGTCCGACGAGCCGCAGTTCCTGCACGTGGCTGTTTCGGGCTCGTCGCTGGACGTGATCGTTTTCTCACAGTCCTGGCACTCGTAGTCGTACAGGACCGTCTCCGCCTCGTCCGGGGCCAGTAGTTCCTTCACCTTGTCCATGAGGCTCATTCGCTACCACCAGTCGAACGGTATCAATTCTCAATCATAACTGTTCCTGTCTTCCCGGCGTCGACATGGTCGACGCCCGCGGTGCCGGCCGCCCGGTTCAGCCCCGACCGGTGTCGAGCGTCGAGCCGTCCGCGACCAACACGCCGCGTTCGACGGCCGTCTCTACGATGCGGTCACACTGTGGCTCGGAGACGTCGTACGCGCCGGTCACCAGCGCGGTCAGGTCGGCCCGCTCCATCGGGAACTCGCGGTTCTGAAGCAGACGGAGGACTTTGTAGTAGCCGTCGGGCACGTCGTCGTCGTGGCCGGCCGTCCGCTCCGCGTCGTCGTCGTCGTCCGCGCCGCCGTCTTGGCCGTCGGCCGTCCGCTCCGCATCGTCGTCGTCCCCGCCGCCGTCTCGGCCGTCGGCCGTCCGCTCCGCGTCGCCGGCCGTCGCATCGGCGGCTTCGAACGTGACTTCCCCGATGTCGGTGGCGTGTGGCTCGGAGCGGTCGGTGCCCGTGGCCTCCGTCGACTCGATGAGCGGTTCGAGCACGCGCCGAAGTTTCTCCCGACAGTCCGAACAGAGCACCGCCGACCGGGACTCACCCGCCGCTACCAGCCGTTCGGGGACGAGTTCGTACTCTCGGAGCGAGTCGCCGACGGAACCACAGAAGTAACACGACCGCAACTGGGGCATACCCGACTCTGTGGCGGGCGCCGGCTAAGTGTTTTCCCTCCACCCCTCGCTAAGAATTCGAACTCCGGCAGGAATAATCCGGAAAAGCGTACGATCGGGTTTCCTCAGCACGAAAATGTTTAATTAGAATGGGCGCTATGCTGTGGACGTGATGGCACGCTACGTCTGTCCGGGATGCGACCGGGAACTCGAGGCGGGGCCGTTTCGGATGACCTGTCCCTCCTGTGGTGGCCGCCTCGCGAACTATCGGCGTTCCCGTTCCTGACCGGACACGCGCAGCGTCACAGACGGCTCAATCCGGCGCCGGTGATCATCGGCCCGCGCCGATGTCGTCGTCCCCGAGTGCGACCGCCTCCTCCCAGTACCGTTCGAACCGTCCCTGCGCCCAGTCGTGGACGACTGGATCGTCGGTGTCGACCGAGGCCTGCAACACGCCGTTCGCGTCGCGAAGGAGGAGATGAACCGTGTCGTCGGCGACGGTCACGGCCAGCGGAATTTCCGCCGGCCGAACCCGGAGGCTCGCACCGGGCGCGTCGAGGAGGGATGCGAGCCGCCGTCGTAGCCCCTCGTCGTCGGCCACGGCGTCGATAGCGCCCCGGGAGAACACCCCCTCGAAGGTCAACTCCCCCGCGGTCACGCGCCGTTCGACGACGCTCAGGCTCCCTTCGTTGAACGCGTGGGAGAACGCCCGGACCGACGACGCCCCGCCGACCAGGTCGAGGACGCGCCCCACCGGCGCGTTCGGTTTCGTCCCGCTGGGCACGGTGATGGTCGCGTCGCCGAACCGGCGGAGGTCGACGTCGATGGCGTCCGTCGGGAGGTAGTCGACGATCGGTCGGAGTTCCGTCTCCGTCTCCACGATGTCCAGCAGGTCGAAGAAACCGTCGGCGACGAGTTCGCCCGTCGCGGTGGCGGCGTACCCGCCGTCGACGCGTTCGATCCACGAGCGCTCCTCGAAGTCGCGGAGAATCCGGCCGAGCGTCGCCTGCGAGGCACCGGTCGCCACTACGAGGTCCGTGCGCGTGTGCCGTTCCTCGGCCAGACGACGGAGGACCGACACCCGATTGGGCGAGCGCGCGAGGAACTCGATCTCCGCGAGTGCGGACTCCATACTACCCTGTGCGCTCCGTGTGGGAAACAACTTTCGCACCCTGAAAGCGTTGCACGGCGTGAGCACCGCGATCCGGGTCGCACGACTTTCTTGCCGTGAAATATTTTACGAATTAAAATAAGTAGCCCCGAGCCCTACGTCGACTCGATGATCCACCACCTGCGGATTTCGACTCCCGGAACGGTTCCCGAACGGCACGGCAGCGAGGGTGCGGAGTGACCGCGGCCGACCGTCGCGCGCTGGCCGCGTTCGCGGTCGCGGGCATCCTCTTCGGCGGCACCTTCGTCGCGGCGAAGGCCGGCCTCGACTACTTTCCGCCCCTCCTGTTCGTCGCGCTCCGTTTCGACGTGGCGGCCGTCGCGCTCGGCGCGTACGCCGTCGCGACGACGCCGCGTGACCGACTCCTCCCACGCACCCGCCGCGACGCCGCCGGCATCCTCGCCACCGGCGTTCTCGCCATCGGTCTGACGAACGCCTTGCTGTTCGTAGGGCAGGGGTACACCACGAGCGCCGTCGCCGCCATCGTCTTCAGCCTCAACCCCATCCTGACGCCCATCTTCGCCGCGCTCCTGTTGGCGGACGAGCGCCTCTCGCGTCGGGGCGTCGCGGGCATGGCCCTCGGGTTCGTCGGCGTCGCCCTCGTGGTGAACCCCGACCCCGCGACCCTCCTCGACCTCGGCGTCGGCAAGGCCATCCTGCTCGCCGGAGCGGTCACCGGCGCGCTCGGGAGCGTCCTCATCCGCTGGAGCGGTGGCGCCCTGTCGAGCACCGTTCGCACCGCGTGGGGGCTTCCGCTCGCGGCGGCGCTCGCGCACCTGCTCAGCTGGTGGACCGGCGAGTCGCCGAGCGCGGTCGTCTGGCACCCGGAGGCCGTCGCTGCACTGGCGTACGTCGGCTTGCTGGCCGGCGCCGCTGCGTACATCGCCTACTTCGGCCTCCTCGACGCCGCGGGGGCGATTCGGGCGAACCTCGTTTTCTACGCGGTGCCCGTCGTCGCTGCCGTGGGTGGCTGGGCGCTTCTCGGCGAACTCGTCTCCGCCGTGGCCGTCGGCGGTTTCGTGACCATCTTCGCCGGCTTCGCCGTCATCGGGAGCGAGTCGCTGGACGTTCACGCGACGTACTGCCGGCTCCGTGCCCGTCTCCGGCCCTCCACCGCCGACGCCGCGACCGACGCCATGGACGGCTCCCGTGGCGTCGAGGCGGACTGATCGACCCCCAGCCGGATATATCATCCACCGCGGCGTAGTTCCACCATGGATCACGTCGAGTACGTCTACACCGTCGGCATGGACGCCACCGAGTTGGACGACTACCTTCGCGCCGGCTCCCACGGCGTCCTCGCCCTCGCCGCCGGGGACGACGCGTACGCGGTGCCGCTGAGCTACCACTACGATGGCGACCGACTCCTCCTTCGCGTCAGTAGCCACGACGACGGCGAGAAGCGTCGCTACCTCGACGCCACCGGGACGGCGACGTTCATCGTCTTCGCGGCCGATACCGACGAGTCGTGGAGCATCCACGTCCGCGGTCCGGTCACGGAGTCGTCGGCCCCCGTCGACGAGGCGACGCTCAACGAGTGGTTCCCGCCCTTTCGGCTGTTCGACGAGGCCGTCGAGGACGTCGACTTCACCCTGTACGAACTCGGGATGGAGTCCGTCGTCGGCCGGCGGACCCTCGACTGACCGCTCGCCGGGGCGGGCGGGCGAACCGTCCGCCAGCGGTCACCACGGACCGGACGGGACTCGGTCTCGTGGCCACATTTCCCGCGGTCCTCACACTTAAGATACGGGCGGGCTACGACGCCCCCGCCGCGGGCGAAGTCGTCGCGGACGCCCTTCTCGAGGGCTCGCTCGTCGTCTCACAGACGAGCGGGGACGTGGCAGTCCAGCACTCGACCCCACTCGTCGCCGCCGACCACGAGGTAGTCGACGAGGTGCTCTCTCAGCTCCGCGGCGACGCCGGCGCCTGACGGAACGCTCGATCCGGCCCCCGCGTCGCTCACCCGTGCGGTCCGTGGCGCGGCCGTCGAGGACGCCGGCTACCTCCCGGCGACCGCCCCGGAGGGGAGCTACCGTCCCCTCCCGACGACGCCGTCCGCGGCGCCTGCGGGTTCGCCGAGGGTGACACGTCCGGCTGCGCACCCGAGCCCGACGAAGCGGTCGCTCCCGCCCCCGACGGCGTACTGCTGTACGCGGAACGGACCTCCGGAGGGTTCGACGCGGTGTCGGCGAAGTGAGCGCCCCACCTCGTAACTGCCAGTTGAGTTAAGCCCGTCCTCCCGTCTTGTGACTGTATGGTCCCGGTCGACGAGGCGTGGGAGTACTTGATCGCACAGTACGGCGACGCGCTCCGCGCAGTGACGCGGCTCCGGAACGGACGGTTCGAACGGCGGATGCGCGAGGACGTCCAGTCGCTCTACACCGACCGGGAGGGCCAACGGGTCGTCGACGAAATCACGCTCGGCCAGCTCCTCTCCGAACGACTCGAAAGCGAGTTCAACTGAAGCGGTCGCGCGGAGTCCCCTTCCTCAAGGCGCGACCGAAGGGAGCGAGTAGGGAGGGGAGGAGCGCGTTCGTATAGGATACAAACACTATTTTTTAACTGTGGCCGCCTCACCGGAACGCTCCACCTCTTCGACGAGGCGTTCGTCGTCGTCCAGGCCGATCCTGCCTCCCGAAAGTCGGGGTATCTCGCGACGATCGACCGCGACCACGACGTGGCGATGGTCGACCTGGAGGACTGCTTCGAGTATTTCCGTACGGAAGCCGTCGAGTAGGTCGACGACGGCGTGCCCGGCGCGAACGGCGATCCGCGCCGGTCACGCTTCGCGTCGTCGGCAGAGCCAGGGGTGGGAGTTGAACCCACGAAATCTCGATTACAAGTCGAGTGCATGTGCCACCCATGCTCCCCTGGCACGGCGGCAGGTTACCGGTCCCTGCGTGGACGTTTATCGTTTTCGACCTCCCGCTCGAACTCGATTCGGTGGGGACGATACCCCCGCTGCTCGTAGAATCGAATCGCGTCCGCGTTACGGGCGAGCGCCTCGACGGCGACGGCGTCGACGCCGCGGTCCCGGAGCGTCGCCTCGGCGGCGTCGAGCAGGCGTGTTCCCACGCCCTCGTCGCGGGCGTCGGGGACGACGTACAGGTCGCGGACGACGCCGCGGGCGCAGTCCTGTGTCAGCGGGCCACGCTCTACGCCGAAGCGGACGAAGCCGACGAGTTCCCCGTCCGACCGGGCCACCGTGAGGCCGCCGTCGGCCGCGTGGCGAGCCAGCGACGCCCGAACGGCGTCGCGGCTCGCCTCGGCGCGGAGGTGGGAGCCGTGCCGTCGCTGATCCGCCGCGAGCGCAA from Haloplanus salinus encodes:
- a CDS encoding helix-turn-helix transcriptional regulator, coding for MESALAEIEFLARSPNRVSVLRRLAEERHTRTDLVVATGASQATLGRILRDFEERSWIERVDGGYAATATGELVADGFFDLLDIVETETELRPIVDYLPTDAIDVDLRRFGDATITVPSGTKPNAPVGRVLDLVGGASSVRAFSHAFNEGSLSVVERRVTAGELTFEGVFSRGAIDAVADDEGLRRRLASLLDAPGASLRVRPAEIPLAVTVADDTVHLLLRDANGVLQASVDTDDPVVHDWAQGRFERYWEEAVALGDDDIGAGR
- a CDS encoding DMT family transporter — encoded protein: MTAADRRALAAFAVAGILFGGTFVAAKAGLDYFPPLLFVALRFDVAAVALGAYAVATTPRDRLLPRTRRDAAGILATGVLAIGLTNALLFVGQGYTTSAVAAIVFSLNPILTPIFAALLLADERLSRRGVAGMALGFVGVALVVNPDPATLLDLGVGKAILLAGAVTGALGSVLIRWSGGALSSTVRTAWGLPLAAALAHLLSWWTGESPSAVVWHPEAVAALAYVGLLAGAAAYIAYFGLLDAAGAIRANLVFYAVPVVAAVGGWALLGELVSAVAVGGFVTIFAGFAVIGSESLDVHATYCRLRARLRPSTADAATDAMDGSRGVEAD
- a CDS encoding pyridoxamine 5'-phosphate oxidase family protein, which codes for MDHVEYVYTVGMDATELDDYLRAGSHGVLALAAGDDAYAVPLSYHYDGDRLLLRVSSHDDGEKRRYLDATGTATFIVFAADTDESWSIHVRGPVTESSAPVDEATLNEWFPPFRLFDEAVEDVDFTLYELGMESVVGRRTLD
- a CDS encoding GNAT family N-acetyltransferase, with the translated sequence MVTVEPAAPAEADAVADLWVALAADQRRHGSHLRAEASRDAVRASLARHAADGGLTVARSDGELVGFVRFGVERGPLTQDCARGVVRDLYVVPDARDEGVGTRLLDAAEATLRDRGVDAVAVEALARNADAIRFYEQRGYRPHRIEFEREVENDKRPRRDR